One window of Medicago truncatula cultivar Jemalong A17 chromosome 2, MtrunA17r5.0-ANR, whole genome shotgun sequence genomic DNA carries:
- the LOC25486358 gene encoding coatomer subunit epsilon-2 encodes MATPDHLFNLRNNFYLGAYQAAINSSEVSNLSPDDIIERDTLVFRCYISLGQLQFVISEINDSAPTPLQAVKLLALYFSSPDSKESAIASIKEWLADPAIGNNATLRLVAGIIFLHEQDFNEALKYTNAGGTMELTALNVQIFIKMHRSDYAERQLRIMQQIDEDHTLTQLANAWLDLAVGGAKIQEAHLIFQDLSERYQSTSLLLNGKAVCCMQMGNFDEAETLLVEALNKDARDPETLANLVVCCLHLGKPSSKSFSQLKLSHPDHVLVKRVSAAEESFDRALQSAS; translated from the exons ATGGCGACACCAGATCATCTCTTCAACCTCCGCAACAACTTCTACCTCGGCGCATACCAAGCTGCAATCAACAGCAGCGAAGTCTCCAACCTCTCTCCCGACGACATCATCGAACGCGACACACTCGTTTTCCGTTGCTACATCTCTCTTGGTCAGTTACAGTTCGTCATCTCCGAAATCAACGATTCCGCTCCCACTCCTCTTCAAGCCGTTAAATTGCTCGCTCTTTATTTCTCATCACCCGATTCAAAG GAATCGGCGATCGCGAGTATTAAAGAATGGCTTGCGGATCCTGCGATTGGGAACAATGCTACGTTGAGGCTTGTTGCTGGGATTATTTTTTTGCATGAACAGGATTTCAATGAGGCGTTGAAGTATACTAATGCCGGTGGAACCATGGAACT gaCTGCGTTGAATGTGCAAATCTTTATTAAGATGCATAGGTCTGATTATGCTGAGAGACAGCTTAGGATTATGCAGCAGATTGATGAGGATCATACTCTTACTCAGCTTGCAAATGCTTGGCTTGATTTGGCTGtg GGAGGGGCAAAGATCCAAGAGGCGCATTTGATCTTCCAAGATTTGTCTGAGAGATATCAGTCTACTAGTTTGCTCTTGAATGGCAAGGCTGTTTGCTGCATGCAAATGGGTAACTTTGATGAAGCTGAGACTCTTTTGGTGGAAGCACTCAACAAG GATGCTAGGGATCCAGAAACACTGGCAAATCTTGTTGTATGCTGTCTTCATCTTGGAAAACCATCTTCTAAATCATTCAG CCAGCTGAAACTTTCACACCCAGATCATGTACTGGTCAAGAGGGTATCAGCAGCTGAAGAAAGCTTTGATAGAGCGCTACAATCTGCTTCATGA